Proteins from one Phaenicophaeus curvirostris isolate KB17595 chromosome 18, BPBGC_Pcur_1.0, whole genome shotgun sequence genomic window:
- the HNF4A gene encoding hepatocyte nuclear factor 4-alpha isoform X1 yields MRLSKALIDMEMADYSAALDPAYTTLEFENMQVLAMGSADTSPSEAANLNTSNSIGVSALCAICGDRATGKHYGASSCDGCKGFFRRSVRKNHMYSCRFNRQCVVDKDKRNQCRYCRLKKCFRAGMKKEAVQNERDRISTRRSSYEDSSLPSINVLLHAEVLAQQISSSVPVINADIRGKKIANISDVCESMKQQLLVLVEWAKYIPAFCELPLDDQATLLRAHAGEHLLLGAAKRSMVFKDVLLLGNDHIIPRNCPELVEVNRVAIRILDELVLPFQELQIDDNEYACLKAIIFFDPDAKGLSDPSKIKRLRYQVQVSLEDYINDRQYDSRGRFGELLLLLPVLQSITWQMIEQIQFVKLFGMAKIDNLLQEMLLGGSSSETPHAHHPLHPHLIQENLGTNVIVANTMPPQMHNGQISTPETPQPSPPAGSGPEQYKLLPGAIATVAKQPTSIPQPAITKQEVI; encoded by the exons ATGCGCCTTTCCAAAGCCCTAATAGACATGGAGATGGCAGATTATAGTGCAGCGCTAGACCCGGCGTATACCACCCTGGAGTTTGAGAACATGCAGGTGCTGGCTATGGGCAGCG CAGACACGTCTCCATCTGAAGCAGCCAACCTCAACACTTCCAACAGCATCGGGGTGAGCGCGCTCTGTGCCATCTGCGGGGACCGTGCCACGGGCAAGCATTACGGGGCTTCCAGCTGTGATGGCTGCAAAGGCTTCTTCAGGAGGAGCGTGCGGAAGAATCACATGTACTCCTGCAG GTTTAACAGGCAATGTGTGGTAGACAAAGACAAGAGAAACCAGTGCCGATACTGCAGGCTTAAGAAGTGCTTCCGAGCAGGAATGAAGAAGGAAG CTGTACAAAATGAACGGGATCGAATCAGCACCCGGAGATCAAGTTATGAAGACAGCAGCTTGCCCTCCATCAATGTCTTACTGCACGCAGAAGTCCTGGCACAACAG atatCATCCTCAGTTCCTGTGATCAATGCAGATATCCGAGGGAAGAAGATCGCCAACATCTCCGACGTGTGTGAGTccatgaagcagcagctgctggttctGGTGGAGTGGGCCAAGTACATCCCTGCCTTCTGTGAGCTGCCCCTGGATGACCAGGCAA CACTGCTGCgagcacatgcaggagaacaTCTGTTACTGGGAGCTGCCAAGAGGTCCATGGTGTTCAAGGATGTCCTGCTGCTAG GAAATGACCACATCATCCCACGGAACTGCCCTGAACTAGTGGAGGTGAACCGTGTGGCCATCCGCATCCTGGATGAGCTGGTCCtccccttccaggagctgcagataGATGACAATGAATATGCCTGCTTGAAAGCCATCATCTTCTTCGACCCAG ATGCCAAAGGACTGAGCGACCCCTCTAAGATCAAACGGCTGCGGTACCAGGTGCAGGTCAGCCTGGAGGACTACATCAACGACCGGCAATATGACTCACGGGGCCGCTtcggggagctgctgctgctgctgccagtgctGCAGAGCATCACTTGGCAGATGATAGAGCAGATCCAGTTTGTCAAGCTCTTCGGCATGGCTAAGATTGACAACCTACTTCAGGAGATGCTGTTGGGAG GCTCATCAAGTGAAACGCCACATGCTCATCACCCCCTCCACCCTCATCTGATCCAAGAGAACCTGGGAACAAACGTCATTGTGGCCAACACAATGCCTCCTCAGATGCACAATGGGCAGATTT CGACTCCAGAAACTCCACAGCCATCTCCACCTGCAGGCTCAGGACCAGAGCAATACAAGCTGCTGCCCGGAGCCATTGCAACCGTGGCAAAACAgcccacctccatcccacaaCCTGCCATCACAAAACAGGAGGTCATCTAG
- the HNF4A gene encoding hepatocyte nuclear factor 4-alpha isoform X3, translating to MVNVSTQLSAKMEAPYDTSPSEAANLNTSNSIGVSALCAICGDRATGKHYGASSCDGCKGFFRRSVRKNHMYSCRFNRQCVVDKDKRNQCRYCRLKKCFRAGMKKEAVQNERDRISTRRSSYEDSSLPSINVLLHAEVLAQQISSSVPVINADIRGKKIANISDVCESMKQQLLVLVEWAKYIPAFCELPLDDQATLLRAHAGEHLLLGAAKRSMVFKDVLLLGNDHIIPRNCPELVEVNRVAIRILDELVLPFQELQIDDNEYACLKAIIFFDPDAKGLSDPSKIKRLRYQVQVSLEDYINDRQYDSRGRFGELLLLLPVLQSITWQMIEQIQFVKLFGMAKIDNLLQEMLLGGSSSETPHAHHPLHPHLIQENLGTNVIVANTMPPQMHNGQISTPETPQPSPPAGSGPEQYKLLPGAIATVAKQPTSIPQPAITKQEVI from the exons ACACGTCTCCATCTGAAGCAGCCAACCTCAACACTTCCAACAGCATCGGGGTGAGCGCGCTCTGTGCCATCTGCGGGGACCGTGCCACGGGCAAGCATTACGGGGCTTCCAGCTGTGATGGCTGCAAAGGCTTCTTCAGGAGGAGCGTGCGGAAGAATCACATGTACTCCTGCAG GTTTAACAGGCAATGTGTGGTAGACAAAGACAAGAGAAACCAGTGCCGATACTGCAGGCTTAAGAAGTGCTTCCGAGCAGGAATGAAGAAGGAAG CTGTACAAAATGAACGGGATCGAATCAGCACCCGGAGATCAAGTTATGAAGACAGCAGCTTGCCCTCCATCAATGTCTTACTGCACGCAGAAGTCCTGGCACAACAG atatCATCCTCAGTTCCTGTGATCAATGCAGATATCCGAGGGAAGAAGATCGCCAACATCTCCGACGTGTGTGAGTccatgaagcagcagctgctggttctGGTGGAGTGGGCCAAGTACATCCCTGCCTTCTGTGAGCTGCCCCTGGATGACCAGGCAA CACTGCTGCgagcacatgcaggagaacaTCTGTTACTGGGAGCTGCCAAGAGGTCCATGGTGTTCAAGGATGTCCTGCTGCTAG GAAATGACCACATCATCCCACGGAACTGCCCTGAACTAGTGGAGGTGAACCGTGTGGCCATCCGCATCCTGGATGAGCTGGTCCtccccttccaggagctgcagataGATGACAATGAATATGCCTGCTTGAAAGCCATCATCTTCTTCGACCCAG ATGCCAAAGGACTGAGCGACCCCTCTAAGATCAAACGGCTGCGGTACCAGGTGCAGGTCAGCCTGGAGGACTACATCAACGACCGGCAATATGACTCACGGGGCCGCTtcggggagctgctgctgctgctgccagtgctGCAGAGCATCACTTGGCAGATGATAGAGCAGATCCAGTTTGTCAAGCTCTTCGGCATGGCTAAGATTGACAACCTACTTCAGGAGATGCTGTTGGGAG GCTCATCAAGTGAAACGCCACATGCTCATCACCCCCTCCACCCTCATCTGATCCAAGAGAACCTGGGAACAAACGTCATTGTGGCCAACACAATGCCTCCTCAGATGCACAATGGGCAGATTT CGACTCCAGAAACTCCACAGCCATCTCCACCTGCAGGCTCAGGACCAGAGCAATACAAGCTGCTGCCCGGAGCCATTGCAACCGTGGCAAAACAgcccacctccatcccacaaCCTGCCATCACAAAACAGGAGGTCATCTAG
- the HNF4A gene encoding hepatocyte nuclear factor 4-alpha isoform X2, with the protein MRLSKALIDMEMADYSAALDPAYTTLEFENMQVLAMGSDTSPSEAANLNTSNSIGVSALCAICGDRATGKHYGASSCDGCKGFFRRSVRKNHMYSCRFNRQCVVDKDKRNQCRYCRLKKCFRAGMKKEAVQNERDRISTRRSSYEDSSLPSINVLLHAEVLAQQISSSVPVINADIRGKKIANISDVCESMKQQLLVLVEWAKYIPAFCELPLDDQATLLRAHAGEHLLLGAAKRSMVFKDVLLLGNDHIIPRNCPELVEVNRVAIRILDELVLPFQELQIDDNEYACLKAIIFFDPDAKGLSDPSKIKRLRYQVQVSLEDYINDRQYDSRGRFGELLLLLPVLQSITWQMIEQIQFVKLFGMAKIDNLLQEMLLGGSSSETPHAHHPLHPHLIQENLGTNVIVANTMPPQMHNGQISTPETPQPSPPAGSGPEQYKLLPGAIATVAKQPTSIPQPAITKQEVI; encoded by the exons ATGCGCCTTTCCAAAGCCCTAATAGACATGGAGATGGCAGATTATAGTGCAGCGCTAGACCCGGCGTATACCACCCTGGAGTTTGAGAACATGCAGGTGCTGGCTATGGGCAGCG ACACGTCTCCATCTGAAGCAGCCAACCTCAACACTTCCAACAGCATCGGGGTGAGCGCGCTCTGTGCCATCTGCGGGGACCGTGCCACGGGCAAGCATTACGGGGCTTCCAGCTGTGATGGCTGCAAAGGCTTCTTCAGGAGGAGCGTGCGGAAGAATCACATGTACTCCTGCAG GTTTAACAGGCAATGTGTGGTAGACAAAGACAAGAGAAACCAGTGCCGATACTGCAGGCTTAAGAAGTGCTTCCGAGCAGGAATGAAGAAGGAAG CTGTACAAAATGAACGGGATCGAATCAGCACCCGGAGATCAAGTTATGAAGACAGCAGCTTGCCCTCCATCAATGTCTTACTGCACGCAGAAGTCCTGGCACAACAG atatCATCCTCAGTTCCTGTGATCAATGCAGATATCCGAGGGAAGAAGATCGCCAACATCTCCGACGTGTGTGAGTccatgaagcagcagctgctggttctGGTGGAGTGGGCCAAGTACATCCCTGCCTTCTGTGAGCTGCCCCTGGATGACCAGGCAA CACTGCTGCgagcacatgcaggagaacaTCTGTTACTGGGAGCTGCCAAGAGGTCCATGGTGTTCAAGGATGTCCTGCTGCTAG GAAATGACCACATCATCCCACGGAACTGCCCTGAACTAGTGGAGGTGAACCGTGTGGCCATCCGCATCCTGGATGAGCTGGTCCtccccttccaggagctgcagataGATGACAATGAATATGCCTGCTTGAAAGCCATCATCTTCTTCGACCCAG ATGCCAAAGGACTGAGCGACCCCTCTAAGATCAAACGGCTGCGGTACCAGGTGCAGGTCAGCCTGGAGGACTACATCAACGACCGGCAATATGACTCACGGGGCCGCTtcggggagctgctgctgctgctgccagtgctGCAGAGCATCACTTGGCAGATGATAGAGCAGATCCAGTTTGTCAAGCTCTTCGGCATGGCTAAGATTGACAACCTACTTCAGGAGATGCTGTTGGGAG GCTCATCAAGTGAAACGCCACATGCTCATCACCCCCTCCACCCTCATCTGATCCAAGAGAACCTGGGAACAAACGTCATTGTGGCCAACACAATGCCTCCTCAGATGCACAATGGGCAGATTT CGACTCCAGAAACTCCACAGCCATCTCCACCTGCAGGCTCAGGACCAGAGCAATACAAGCTGCTGCCCGGAGCCATTGCAACCGTGGCAAAACAgcccacctccatcccacaaCCTGCCATCACAAAACAGGAGGTCATCTAG